The genome window GACGTAGTCCCCCAAGAACACGTAGTTGATCTCGTCAGGAAACCCACCCGTCGTCCGGAACAGCTCCAGCAGGTCGTGGAACTGGCCATGGATGTCCCCACACACCGTCACAGGACTCTGCACCGGCTGGATATTGCTCTCCTCCATCAGCAGCTCCTTCACCATCTCACACAGCTGCTTCATCTCGTTCTCTGTCAACGCCTGGCACTTCTTCACCGTCTCTAACCATTCATCAGGACCTCGGTTTCCCATTGTTGTAGTTCTGTCTTTGTAACTTGCGTTCTCGCTGGTTACTCTCCCTTCACACAAACACACAAAGGAAAAAACACAACATCACACACCTGGCATACCTTCTCTCTTATACCCCACCCACTCATCCCAGATAGCCCTTCATCGGCCCTCAACACATCACCAACTTGCTTCAATTGTGGTTACTAATCTGGTCTCGAGCCTGGGTTCCCATTGCTCGAGGGCCCGTCGCACCGGAAAGCGCTCGCCGGCGAAAAATTTGCGGGGGCGGGTAACGGGCGGGCAAGACTGCAGCTGTGGCAGCTCTCCAGCAGTGGGGCCAGCAGCTGCCACTGCTGGCCGACTTGCTTGCCTCACTGCTGCAGCTCCGACTACTCGTCCAGCCAGGCGTCGTCGCCGTTCAGCGGGAACATCGCAACCACCTTCTCCGGCACAGACGGAAACACCTGCGACACGTCCGTTGTCTTGCGGACCACACACGTCTCCAGCATCGGGAAGCAGTTGCCCCGAAACAGGTTCAGGTTGATCAGGTCCACCAGCATCGCCTCCACGTTCGCAGCCGAGTGCACGGCGTTGTATATCGTCAGACGGGCCTCTGCGCCTGGCCCGGGACCCGTGGACAGCTCAACGGCCCTTCGCACCACGGCATACGGCACCCTCGAGGACGACAGCTCCATCGTGTACCCCTGCACCACTGCACGCACCAGGTAGCGGTATGCGAGCACCGGCAGCTTCTCCAGCAGCGTCAGCAGCAGGTGCGACCGGCGCAAGGCGGACTCGTGCTCTTGCAGCCACTCGTTGACACCCTTGAGGTTGCCGGCCCTCACAGCTCTGGCAACAGCTGCGTACTGGTGTGCCAGTTGCTGGTCAACCTCGCCGACCACCCAGAACCGCGGCAGCTTGCCGATGATGAGCCCGGCAGGCACAAGGTACTTCAAGATGCGCTGCAGGTTGCTTCGCAGGGGCTGCATCGACTCCAGCGACAGGTTCAGCGTCGACGCAACGTGCGACAGCAGCTCAAACGACCTGTCCAGTTGTCGGTACGCATTCAGCACGTTGTTGTTCAGCAGATAGTACCTGCCCAGCAGGTAGTGGAACTCGATCCGTTCCTGCACAGGGTACTCGCCGAACCTATAGATCATGCACTTGGGCTTGAAGTTCTTGAATATGTTCGAGCACAACTGTGGAGAGTGGATCCGGAAGTAGATGTTGTTCAGCTTGTTCACCAAATACAGCAGGATCTTCTGCTTGCCTGGCAACTGCTGGAAATGCGGCTTCTCGACAAAGCCCTCGTGGTCATCGAGGTTGCGCAGAGGTTTGGTGCTGTTGAACAGCTTCGACACCACAGACGACACGTACGATAGGAATTGGAACCGGCGAGTGTTCAAAAGCTCATAGTTGTTGTCCAGCTTGCACGCAACAGGCACGACGTAATCGGTCATCTCTTTAGTGATCGGAACCAGCTTGTCGATAGGATACGAGTCGTTCAGCAGGCAGTTCACGAGGTCCGTGTAGAAATTGAAGATCAGGTCGTAGCTCTCAAGCAATGACCAAGGATTCACATCCCGACAGTACTTCAGAAAGGACACAACCATGATGTTGAACCTCGTCCATTCACTTTTCCCATGGAACGCAAAGGCTTGCGTCTCTACAAGCTTCTCCAAAGCCTTGTCTTTCTTGAACCTCCGGCACAACTCCTCTTGTAGCATAGAGATCCGCTCGCCATTGGACTCCAGATCCAACGACAGGCATTCAAATGAACCATCAGACAGCTCCTGGAAAAAAATCGCCAAACTGTATTGCATTGTTTATAGACTGATCGACCGTTATTGCTGCTATTTCCTACAAACACCCAATCCACAGCCCACCAGataacttatatatacagCCATTGACTCTTTAAACCTTCTAGCAGTTGGTCCACAACTCGATCTCCATCAACTTTTGGCTTCTTTCCATCGATTTTTGGCTCTGTTcgatttttgaattttaacGACTTCCAAGTGGCTTCGAATTGGAAAACTGCAAATGCAACAAGTTTGACAGAAGTATATAAAGGTTTGGTGGGTGGTTTGTGAGGTAAGGATACTGTACTGGCTGTCGAAGGGTGACAGTGGTCAAGACAGTGGCGATTGAGGTAGTTTTGGGTTTGTATTCCGATAACTTTTGACTGATCTTTGTTTCATACAAAAACTAAATGGCAGAAACAACCGCTAAAATGGAACTGCCCACTGGTGAAGCAGCTGGCAAGAACCAAGGTGATTGGAACGCCAAGGGTAAGCATAAGAAGGGCAGGAGGCCCGAGAACAATGCTAGCAATGCCACCCAGGGGAAGAGCAGATCTCAGAGAAGCAGACATAGACGTAAGGCTAAGGATAAAGAAGTTTCTGGTTTTAAATTGGTCTTGCAAAGTTTGCCACCTGCATTGACAGAAACTGAATTTTGGGATGCTGTCAAGAGTGTTGTCAATGATACAAATGAGTACCAGATcaatttgaattcattcTATTTTGTGCAAGGGAAGCTGTCAGATAAGCCGTTCCATGACCCAGTTTATTCGAGGTCTTACATAATGTTCAAAGACATGGAGAATCTGAGGAAGTTTGCGTTGAAAATTCAGGATGTAACGTTCACTGATGCAAATAACGACTCTAGTGTGGCctcaataaaaatttcaccTTATAATAGAAGTTACAACAGTGCTTtagagaagaagaaaccTGCTGCGAACAAGAAAGTATTGGAGGGCACAATTAAAGATGACCCACTGTTTAAAGCCTTTGTGCAATCGATGAAGATAATGGCAGAGAGTGATCAGTATATGTATTCTGAGATCAACCTGTTCAAaccattgaaaaaagaattggATAAACAGAAGCAAGTTAATGAAGCAATCTTGAAACAAACTGAAAAGGCTCTAGTCGAACTAGCAGGTGCAGTGGAATCAGAAAAGAAGagcaagaagaaaaagaagaagaagaagaagagtgaaaagaagaaagaagaagaaactgCAAGCAAAGATTCCTCGTCTGTGGCTAAAACTAAATCGAAACCTAAAGGAAAACCTAAATTGAAATCCAAGTCGAAATTGGAATCGAAAAGCAAAACGAATGCAAAATCCAAGAAAGTTAAAGAGCATGATTCtttgaagaaagagaagaacAACAACGTCGTTATATTGGAAGCTGCAGGTAAGAAAGAGTTACAAAGGAGAAAAAGAACATTAGCAAAGAAGGAAAATGATTTGAAGAACgttcaaaaaaatagttTCACAAAACTTCCATCACTGATGCCTAATACTCCAAACCCTACACCGTCTTCGAATCCCAAAATGAAGATACTTAAGAGACCAAATACAGAATGATGAAGTTCCGGTGTTGGCTCGATGATCTTCACACAACAGAACGATACCACCAATCTTGCAGTTTtagattattttatatgcattatttaaatctaaATATTTCGATAATTTAACGTTAAATACAGATTTAATTTGATTCAGAGTCTGAATCAGCGGTACTCTCACTCTCACTCTCACTGGCTTCATCAAGGTTACACCATGAACACATTGCAAGTGGCAGTCCCCAAATATCATTCTTCGTAGCCAGCCATTCCACAAGCTCATCTATATGTCCTATCCCAACATCGATAGCTTGTGACATCGACCAACAGTTGGTACCGAAAGCAATGGATTTCAGTTTCCTATAATCattcatatataatttaaatagcTTCTTACACTTATTAAAAAGCTGATGGTCtgaatttataaaatggTATTGTATCCTAATATATGTCAACACCAATGCTGTAATGTATTTATTATCGAACTCCCCAACAGTCCCCACACTATTGAaatcattatcaatattaagCAAACTCAACAGTTGCTCCCAAGTAGGTCGCATTTCAACCAACTTCATCAATATGCATTTAAATTCAACACCACCAATTACATTCAATTGTTGACTACTGCCATTTAGCAAAGTTCCCAGATCTCGTACTATCACCTTAGACAATTGTAACACTGTGTTTCCTCTTAATGAGTTGTCAGTTAGGTTCACTTTATAGTACATTGAATTGTGGATTTTGTCTCTCGTTAATCGAGGAATCACTAACGAGACAGATTGGTTATTCAACTGTTTGGAAGACAAGTAAGCCTCGACAGCAAACTCATGCGACATTATCGAATTGGAGAACACTCAGTACAGTTTTTTGCGACTCTTGATCGTTAGATATTGGTCCTTTTAATGGCACTATCTCTTCAAATAGtgtgaatatttttttaatcaaattgaatcttgaaattttacAGTTAGCCCAAATGGTAAGttcaaaaatatgaattcTGGATTTATTTACAGGAGCTATTTAGCTATGTTCTATACatctattatatatatatgtatgaATGGATGCGTGTGGAGTATAATGAATGTTGTCTGCTGGCAGACGAACCATCAATCGCTGATTTTAAGAGTTTCTTCTAACTTAAGGAGAAATTGAGGTGCTAGAACCACGACTTCTGCTTTTCTGCTCTCCTCTTCTCGAGCTTCTTTGCATACTTGCTACCTTTTGCTTCGATTATATAATTGTCAGCATTCTTAATGGCTTCTTCCATCTTAGCTAGCTTTCCCTCACGCAGCAATTCATGTTTATGACCCTTTGGGTTCAAGACACCTCTCATAAACTTCTTATTCTCGTACTTATCCTCAAAgaacttcttcttcattggGGGCAAGAAGGTGTGTACACCGTACAGGTAAGCTGTCTTGTATAGGACACTCATACGTCTTAACGAAAACTTTGGATCATGATAACGACCAGTCACAGGATGTTTGTTGGCATAAAATGGATTGGCTTCTAACGAATGCGTAGATACTGGACGGTCTGCATACTTCACAGATGGTGGATACTTCTTgaaaaaattcttcaattgcTTTGGCAGTAGCTCAAACAATTTCACGTTGCTATTCACTGACATTATCCTCCCTCGAAATAATATGTTCGTTCTTATCGAATTGTAGCTTCACTTTACAACGAGAAAACTCCCAACcaacaataaaatacaaaCAAGCACTACTTCAGCTCTGTGTTGATGCACTATTATCAATGCAATAAAGACTAATCTACTCAATATATAACTCTTTATACACTTCAACTTCCACCAAAAAGTGTTataaagtttcaattttcCATTTTAACTGCGACCGAATTCAAGTATCCAGCGTACCTTGTCGAAGTCGTGAAGGTTTGTTCGATGGTTGGAATCATGAAAGTGGGTAAAGCATGGGAATGAGTTCACTAGCAGCATCAATCGTGTATGTATATTAGTTTGAATGTGTTTGCGTTCAGAATTTGCTTGAGGTTACTACTGTTTGGTACCACCAGTGGAGGGCTGCGTCCGAATTCAAATGAAGGACTGTTTCCCATAGTACTGGTAGAAGGGTACCTCTGGTTTGTACAGTGACCAAGGAATAGCATTTGGTTAGCCAGTGAAGTTGCTCTGTTTTAGAAGCGTGTATTGCATGTATGATTAGACATTGGGCCATTGTACAACGCTGTTCTGGGCTCAAGCTCTTGTCCGACGATGTCGTTAATAGATAGTTTAATGTATCACTTGATACCTTCGATTGAATTATGCCATGTATATCCATGCTTTCTATTGTTTCTGcaattcttttattgattattaAGAACTGTCTGATCGATAGTCCTTCTTGCAAATACTCCTGTGAGGTGAGTCTCAGATATTTGGGGATGAAGCTCTGTTTCCATTGTAGTACCTGTGGAGAACCGTTGCTTATAGCAGCCATTGCCATTGTGTTTGTTGCCTCCTTCAGTTCAGTGTCTCTATTGTGTATGTTTCTGTATATCAGTTGTTTCATTACATCTAACATCAAGGTGTCAGTCATGTTTGGATATTGAGGGATCGTATATTCGATGAACTCAAGTAAAAACAATAGTTTGGCATCCTGCACAGTATTGCCGGATACGTTCCAGATGCTTGAAGTCATCATTCCTACGAGGTCTAGATAAAGTTGTGGTTCTTGGCAACTAGCATCAGTCAGGCCAGTAATGGCGACATTATAAACAAATTCGTAGGATCTGAAACCTTCAGTCGTGAACTCACGAGCAATGAAATGagtataaaataaacagaTGATTATCTGATGGCGCCAGCCGTTTGGAATATTGTCTTGTTTTGCATCGAGAATGGATTTAAAGAACATCACAGCcgttattaatatatttgtgtAGTACACATCCTTAAACACTTCTCTATTTGTGTTTCTATTCTGTTCATTAACAGATAGATCATACAGATTCCCACAAAAGgtattcaaaattttagCCAATAGCCCATCTTCACAATGCAAAGTAGCTAACTGTAACGTCTTGGCCACATTGTTGATGTTACGATTAAGGAAATCATTCTCATTGAAAAGAACATGTTTCTCTTGGCGGGTGTACATTGTCattaaattcatcaatGATCTCATCACCACAGGCCAAggaatattatcatttgaaacATTAATTGGAACATAAAGcaatattaatttcatttccCCTTCTGGATCAGAGTAGTATCTTACCAGGCTGGCATTCCAACcgtaaataaaataagtCTTTCTCCAATGTTTGTAGTAATTAGAGACAATTCCTCTATCGTCAATAAAGTAGTTCTGGTTCAATTGCAAGAACTCATTCTTCGTGCTTAGAATACCAGACAGAATACctaatttattgatattccAACTGGGACATCTCTTAATACAAGTATCCCACGTCTCATAAAACGTCGAGATAGATATGGTAGGTTCAGACATTTGCAATTTCCAATGCATGAAACTCCTTGACATATCATATAACTTCAATGCAGCATCTCCATTTCCCCAAATTCTTGAATTCAATATAGCATTCGCCAAACAGTATAAATCTTGCACACATTGAACTCTAGGCACATGGTACACAATGTTGTTTATTAGTTTCGATCTGAACTCAGGATCTGAATCAGACAAATGACCAGCAGATGTACTTGATTTAAGGGCACTCACTAGATAAGCAATGTCGCCCATTGGAACTCTGGTTCTTCTGAATGAACACGTCAAAAAATACCCTTGACTACTGATAGTGAGCCTCACTTGCAGTGTATAGTGTGGTCTATATGATGTCTTTAAACACAAAATTTGCTTCTATCCTGGTTCTAAAGAACAAGTTGGGTATTTATATAAGAGCGATTACActtaaattaaaaaatgttaaGGTTAAAACCACTTCTTTAAACACAAGAAGTTTGACTAAAAGTGAACTATAAGAGTAGCTAATTGCATTAACGAACAGATAAATTTGAGCATTAGGTTAATAGTCATCATGTCAACTGAAGTACCTGCTGGTTTCAATAAGTATCCTGCAACACAGCTATGTTTTGTAGCTACTATAGTTGTCCCTTTACTTGCAAATGCATTATCTTATAAATACCTTTTCATGGTAAGGAATGATCCTTTTATAATAGAATATAATCAATACTGGAGGTTTGTCACATTCCAATTTGGTGCATTGAACGAGTCAGATGTGGTATTGTTAGCATTAATATGGTATAATTTTAGACAAATTGAAAGGTTAATGGGttcttataaatatttaagcGTGATTTCACTATGTTGGATGTATACGACTCTGATATTAAGTGGTTCTGCTGTTATTCTGAATGTTGTGTTTCCATGGAGTGTATGGCAGAACTTTCCTTCCGGTTCGTTGCCTCTAGTGCTAActttgtttcatttttacaAGCAATACACTCCACAAATTtatgaatttgaattcgTATTCCCATTACCTTGGCAACTACAACCTCCAACTGATTCAGATATAACAGGCTCGCAGTATCAGAGCCTGTCTGGCAAGAAGACTTTCAAATGGAAACTCACAGACCAATTTTACATCGAGTTTCTAATAGTGCTTCTGGTGTTGTCTCAAGGTTTTGCAGGAATAGTTTGTGGGTTCATAAGTTGGATAATTGGTGTATTGTTAGATGGAGGGTTGCTCCCTGGTATGAAAGTATGGAGATTACCTTTGTTCCTGTTCTCATC of Tetrapisispora phaffii CBS 4417 chromosome 13, complete genome contains these proteins:
- the PEX8 gene encoding Pex8p (similar to Saccharomyces cerevisiae PEX8 (YGR077C); ancestral locus Anc_3.136) gives rise to the protein MGDIAYLVSALKSSTSAGHLSDSDPEFRSKLINNIVYHVPRVQCVQDLYCLANAILNSRIWGNGDAALKLYDMSRSFMHWKLQMSEPTISISTFYETWDTCIKRCPSWNINKLGILSGILSTKNEFLQLNQNYFIDDRGIVSNYYKHWRKTYFIYGWNASLVRYYSDPEGEMKLILLYVPINVSNDNIPWPVVMRSLMNLMTMYTRQEKHVLFNENDFLNRNINNVAKTLQLATLHCEDGLLAKILNTFCGNLYDLSVNEQNRNTNREVFKDVYYTNILITAVMFFKSILDAKQDNIPNGWRHQIIICLFYTHFIAREFTTEGFRSYEFVYNVAITGLTDASCQEPQLYLDLVGMMTSSIWNVSGNTVQDAKLLFLLEFIEYTIPQYPNMTDTLMLDVMKQLIYRNIHNRDTELKEATNTMAMAAISNGSPQVLQWKQSFIPKYLRLTSQEYLQEGLSIRQFLIINKRIAETIESMDIHGIIQSKVSSDTLNYLLTTSSDKSLSPEQRCTMAQCLIIHAIHASKTEQLHWLTKCYSLVTVQTRGTLLPVLWETVLHLNSDAALHWWYQTVVTSSKF
- the MRPL25 gene encoding mitochondrial 54S ribosomal protein mL59 (similar to Saccharomyces cerevisiae MRPL25 (YGR076C); ancestral locus Anc_3.137), with protein sequence MSVNSNVKLFELLPKQLKNFFKKYPPSVKYADRPVSTHSLEANPFYANKHPVTGRYHDPKFSLRRMSVLYKTAYLYGVHTFLPPMKKKFFEDKYENKKFMRGVLNPKGHKHELLREGKLAKMEEAIKNADNYIIEAKGSKYAKKLEKRRAEKQKSWF
- the UPF3 gene encoding Upf3p (similar to Saccharomyces cerevisiae UPF3 (YGR072W); ancestral locus Anc_3.140) → MAETTAKMELPTGEAAGKNQGDWNAKGKHKKGRRPENNASNATQGKSRSQRSRHRRKAKDKEVSGFKLVLQSLPPALTETEFWDAVKSVVNDTNEYQINLNSFYFVQGKLSDKPFHDPVYSRSYIMFKDMENLRKFALKIQDVTFTDANNDSSVASIKISPYNRSYNSALEKKKPAANKKVLEGTIKDDPLFKAFVQSMKIMAESDQYMYSEINLFKPLKKELDKQKQVNEAILKQTEKALVELAGAVESEKKSKKKKKKKKKSEKKKEEETASKDSSSVAKTKSKPKGKPKLKSKSKLESKSKTNAKSKKVKEHDSLKKEKNNNVVILEAAGKKELQRRKRTLAKKENDLKNVQKNSFTKLPSLMPNTPNPTPSSNPKMKILKRPNTE
- the DSC2 gene encoding Dsc2p (similar to Saccharomyces cerevisiae YOL073C; ancestral locus Anc_3.135) — translated: MSTEVPAGFNKYPATQLCFVATIVVPLLANALSYKYLFMVRNDPFIIEYNQYWRFVTFQFGALNESDVVLLALIWYNFRQIERLMGSYKYLSVISLCWMYTTLILSGSAVILNVVFPWSVWQNFPSGSLPLVLTLFHFYKQYTPQIYEFEFVFPLPWQLQPPTDSDITGSQYQSLSGKKTFKWKLTDQFYIEFLIVLLVLSQGFAGIVCGFISWIIGVLLDGGLLPGMKVWRLPLFLFSSDNIQTHNVNDIRNQLQNSTEGTADANENLDDVPPRSLGRQFIDTFRG
- the PRP38 gene encoding U4/U6-U5 snRNP complex subunit PRP38 (similar to Saccharomyces cerevisiae PRP38 (YGR075C); ancestral locus Anc_3.138); this encodes MSHEFAVEAYLSSKQLNNQSVSLVIPRLTRDKIHNSMYYKVNLTDNSLRGNTVLQLSKVIVRDLGTLLNGSSQQLNVIGGVEFKCILMKLVEMRPTWEQLLSLLNIDNDFNSVGTVGEFDNKYITALVLTYIRIQYHFINSDHQLFNKCKKLFKLYMNDYRKLKSIAFGTNCWSMSQAIDVGIGHIDELVEWLATKNDIWGLPLAMCSWCNLDEASESESESTADSDSESN
- the THP1 gene encoding Thp1p (similar to Saccharomyces cerevisiae THP1 (YOL072W); ancestral locus Anc_3.141); the encoded protein is MQYSLAIFFQELSDGSFECLSLDLESNGERISMLQEELCRRFKKDKALEKLVETQAFAFHGKSEWTRFNIMVVSFLKYCRDVNPWSLLESYDLIFNFYTDLVNCLLNDSYPIDKLVPITKEMTDYVVPVACKLDNNYELLNTRRFQFLSYVSSVVSKLFNSTKPLRNLDDHEGFVEKPHFQQLPGKQKILLYLVNKLNNIYFRIHSPQLCSNIFKNFKPKCMIYRFGEYPVQERIEFHYLLGRYYLLNNNVLNAYRQLDRSFELLSHVASTLNLSLESMQPLRSNLQRILKYLVPAGLIIGKLPRFWVVGEVDQQLAHQYAAVARAVRAGNLKGVNEWLQEHESALRRSHLLLTLLEKLPVLAYRYLVRAVVQGYTMELSSSRVPYAVVRRAVELSTGPGPGAEARLTIYNAVHSAANVEAMLVDLINLNLFRGNCFPMLETCVVRKTTDVSQVFPSVPEKVVAMFPLNGDDAWLDE